The window CGGGTTGTTTGATCCCAGCACATTTTCATCACATTGCTAGAGAGCTTGGGCAACAGCGTGGAATGTTCTATCACATTTTCTATGTATGGGTTGCCATGGAGAGGACCTGCAGGTTTGTTAGCATCATTGTCACGCCAATTTTACAGTCATACGAGCAAAAGCTGTTTGTTCACAAGGAAGTTTGGTTTAGATTTCAAGTACCTTTAGAAAGTTCTTTGACAAATTGTTTCTATCATATTCTTTGAAATGTAACCTTGAAGGCTACATTTCTGACTAGTATATATATTGCTCCTGCGAACTGTTGACGAATTCATCAAGGGGCCTCAAGAAGGGCATGCTTTCTTTGTGATCAAACACATCTTCTCTCTTGTGCACTGTCGAACAAATGATATAATAGTTAAGCCTAAGTACATGTAAGCTTATTTATCTTTTTAATTAccttatttaagtttttttattaaatattattaaatttgaGCGGAGGTATTTATGGAGCTAAAAATAGAGCTGTCAGACGAGCCAATTcatggcggggcggggcgggtcggcccgtggcgggttaatcatttggcggggcgggacgggccaacccgccaacttggcggattgggaaatttccaacccaacccattctaaggcgggttgcgggtttggcgggccaacctgcggacccatcaaaattttttaaaaaaattaaaaaatattttatatctttaacattttacttcgaaaaagttttctacaattaaatgtatacataaacatgtattttaaatataaatgaacacaaacaagTACTTAAGTGAgatgaaaagtattatttttatttcaaaattataacaaagaaagataataaattggccgacctgcgcgggtcgcgggcctaggcgggttggCCCACGACgtacttgggttgataaaatttcaacccaactCACTTAAATTATTTGGCGGGACGGGCCAACCGTCAGGCCCAATCTAAATTGACGGCTCTAGCTAAAAATGGTTATTGTCTTTGTAATTTAAGCAAAGTATTTGTTTATTAAATAAAACTTGTGTATTATTTTCTTGTTGTGTTAAGTGGTTAAGTGACGAGTCCACGGACAAGCGCCGTCACCTCCCAGCGTCGCTCTCGACGGTTAGGGTTTGCTGCGTCGGAGCTGGATGGGCGCGCTTCGTTGCTCGACGGCTTTCTGCTCCTCCTCAGTCGCCGATGTCAGACGCGAATCCAGGCGTTCCAGGACCGTGGGTGGGCGTTTTATGGCTTCCTCTTTGCCGGTGGAGCAAGTCAATCCATCCCCGAGCCAATCGTCCACCGGCGATTCCTTCATTCGCCTTCACCTCAGGAAGCTCGCACCTTATCAGCCGATCCTACCTTTTGAGGTGAGAATATGGAGACGGAATAGTTATAACCCCTTCGATTTCTTGCTGAGTTGCAAAGTTCTGGCCTTGATTGTGACCGTCAGACGGATGGTTTATTTCCAATTTACCAAATGGGAAGTAATGCTTGGGCTATGTGAAACGAAGAAGTATTAATTGAGCATGTCCTGTAGAAGTCGCGTGTGATCATATGTCAGGGTGAAAGTGATGAAGGGGACAATGTCAGGCTATTGAATTCTGGATCAACACTATTATTAGTAGATGGTAGGTGTCTTGCATGCTTAGCCAGGTTCTTCTTTTGCTGGTAAAGTGCATTCACCAACTATTTTGGGGATGATGATATGCACTCTCTAACTACTGGAGTGATGATAAGTATAATCAATTCTATTGTCATTGTTGTCGACATTATATGAGGCTGATGCTATTTCGATTTAAAGGTATTATCTACACGCTTGGGGAGAAAGCCAGAGGACATAGTCAAGCTGGATGCTAATGAAAATCCTTACGGTCCACCTCCAGaggtgagtttttttttaaaaaatattttcaccttAATTAGATTGAAATGCCTAGAATCAAATAAAAGAAACTTCATTTTTTCCTTGTAGTTGCTAATCGTTCTGGAAACAAGTTGTGCCAAATTTTAGGTGCCATATACATGGTTCCTTTTCAAGTCTAGGTCTTTGTTTAGATGAAATCTGTTTGTTAGGTGTCGTATTATTTGACAAGTTTAGGAACATActttcacatatatatatatatacttgcattgttaagttttacaaaattttgaaaaacaaatttaATTCTTTAAATATGTTAATCATGTGAGTAACTAATTGAAATTTCAATTTCTCAGTTTTGCTCAATTTAAGAATATAAAAACTGAACCAAAATGAAATTCCATATGTAAATTCTTACAATAAAATGAAGTGTTTTGCTAAAAAGCCTAATCAAAATTTCAATTTGGTTCAGTTCTGTGTTTTTTTTattcataattttttaagtttgaacCTAATAATAAATGCCGGTCTTGATTACAGAGTCATAAGAAGATGCAACTGATCAACTAGTTTTTGTATCCTAGTTACAGTGAAAGTAATAATTGCAATGCTGTATAAATTACAAAATAAACCACTGAACCTTATAATGAACACCTAATTATGTATCTTGATTACAAAGGCATAAAATGATCTAAGGGATCAGCTAGCTTCTGTAACCTATTTATATGAAAATAATAATTGTAATGCTGTGTAAATTATAAATTAAGGCACATATGACATATCCATCTAGTTTGTCTGTAAAATACAGGTGTTTGAGTGAACAATATCACAAAAGAAACATGCATTACATGTCACCATAGTCTGTCATATGCTTATATCAATTGTTCAGAAAACATGTTAACTGAAAACTGTCTGTCCATGACAGGATGACTGAATGCAAGCTTATCTTGCCATATCATTGGTTACAGGCATATCAtatataatactaaatacaatTATTATAGATAACTCACATATGCATTCTGTTTGTAAAAGATAAGCTTTCCAGAAAACTTTATTGCAATGAAATATTTATAATGTATCACCTTATCATATTGTTCCTTTACCCAACCAGCTTCTTCCTTTCTGATAATTAATAGGTCTTTGAGGCTTTGGGAGCACTAAAATTTCCTTATGTTTACCCTGACCCTGAGAGCCGTCGTTTGCGTGCTGCTCTTGCTGAGGATTCTGGCCTTGAATCTGATTATATACTGGTTGGGTGTGGTGCAGATGAGTTGATTGACTTGATAATGAGGTTTTAAATGAAATGCCTTCAACTTTCTAGTTTAACTGAGTTATTGGCTTGAATTAAAAGATGTTCAGTAAATTGTACTACTGACTTTGTGCAGATGTGTGCTCGATCCTGGTGATAAGATTGTTGATTGTCCTCCAACATTCACAATGTATGAGTTTGATGCAGCGGTTAACGGAGCAATGGTTATCAAGGGtactttaataatttaatttactgAATGAACTCCGTTAACTCATTTATGCAACTTCACTTTTGAGCGGCATGCTcattagttttattaggattctCAATTCTTTTCTTAGCCTGGTATATGATATCTTACATCCAAATATATTTTTTCATCAATCAAGATAACATCTTTTTCCATTTGTCACAACATTGTTTTGCCTATGTACTAACTCATTCCTCATTTCATGCAGTTCCAAGGATGGCAGATTTTTCTTTGGATATCCCCCAAATTGTTGAAGTTGTAGAAAAGGAAAGGCCAAAATGCATTTTCCTCACTTCTCCAAACAACCCAGATGGAAGGTAAATGCAAGGGTGAATGTGACTGTTAAATTAAAGGTGTGTGTGTATACCATGAATTGTTGAACTTgtagaaaaggaaaagccaaaatataTTTTCCTGATATCTCCAAACAACCTGGAAAGAAGGTGGTGGTGGTCTATGACATTCCTTGAAGAAAGAGATATAGAAGCTTTATTTTTCACTTCCTTCATTTAATCTGCCTCATTTTGGATGGATCAATTTTGGTGAAAAGGAGAGGCCAAGAGCTCTCTCTTAAGttgttctctctctctctccgttCATATATCCAAGTTAACAAAATTTCTCTTCCCCTTTCCTCTTCTTTAATTTTGGATCCCTTCCCTAAGCCCC is drawn from Zingiber officinale cultivar Zhangliang chromosome 1B, Zo_v1.1, whole genome shotgun sequence and contains these coding sequences:
- the LOC121988301 gene encoding histidinol-phosphate aminotransferase, chloroplastic-like, whose amino-acid sequence is MGALRCSTAFCSSSVADVRRESRRSRTVGGRFMASSLPVEQVNPSPSQSSTGDSFIRLHLRKLAPYQPILPFEVLSTRLGRKPEDIVKLDANENPYGPPPEVFEALGALKFPYVYPDPESRRLRAALAEDSGLESDYILVGCGADELIDLIMRCVLDPGDKIVDCPPTFTMYEFDAAVNGAMVIKVPRMADFSLDIPQIVEVVEKERPKCIFLTSPNNPDGSIISDEELLQILNLPILVVLDEAYIEFSGLQSKMKWVKRHENLIVLRTFSKRAGLAGLRVGYGAFPISIIQYLWRAKQPYNVSVAAEVSACAALQNPEYLENVKNSLVQERERLFSLLKGVPYLSPYPSCSNFILCKVTSGKDPKKLKEDLAKMGVMIRHYDKKELKGYVRISVGKPEHTNVLMKCLNLLK